The Gilliamella apicola genome window below encodes:
- a CDS encoding RtcB family protein — MSQYEVIKIENSRPVKMWTKGVPVEQEAKEQLLKTAQLPFIFKHIAVMPDVHVGKGSTIGSVIPTLGAVIPAAVGVDIGCGMMAVQTSLTASDLPDDLAPLRLAIEKNVPHGSTPKNMGQDQGSWQDAPAIVDQYWQQLLPGFEKLTEKYPCFLKTNNYCHLGTLGTGNHFIEVCLDENQQVWIMLHSGSRGVGNAIGEFFIKLAKKDMETYFIDKYLPNNDLAYFVEGTEHFDDYLMAVNWAQEFARLNREIMMHNTIMAIRNTLNIEFTSYIQSVNCHHNYVQKEHHFGQNVFVTRKGAVSARKGELGIIPGSMGAKSYIVRGLGNEESFCSCSHGAGRVMSRSAAKRMFTIEDQMKATAHVECRKDADVIDEIPMAYKDIDAVMTAQSELVEIMHQLRQVVCVKG, encoded by the coding sequence ATGAGTCAATATGAAGTAATAAAAATTGAAAATTCAAGACCAGTAAAAATGTGGACTAAAGGTGTACCAGTCGAGCAAGAAGCCAAAGAACAATTACTAAAAACAGCACAGTTGCCATTTATTTTTAAACACATTGCCGTAATGCCTGATGTCCATGTGGGTAAAGGATCAACAATCGGGAGTGTTATTCCTACTCTGGGCGCTGTTATTCCAGCAGCCGTTGGGGTGGATATTGGTTGTGGAATGATGGCCGTACAAACATCACTAACTGCGTCTGATTTACCTGATGATCTTGCGCCTTTACGTTTAGCGATTGAAAAAAACGTGCCACATGGTTCAACGCCTAAAAATATGGGGCAAGATCAGGGAAGTTGGCAAGATGCGCCAGCAATTGTAGATCAATATTGGCAACAACTTTTACCAGGATTTGAGAAATTAACCGAAAAATATCCGTGTTTTTTAAAAACAAATAATTACTGTCATTTAGGGACACTAGGAACGGGTAATCACTTTATCGAAGTGTGTTTAGATGAAAATCAACAAGTCTGGATTATGTTACATAGTGGTTCGCGTGGGGTCGGTAATGCTATTGGTGAATTTTTTATTAAATTAGCCAAAAAAGATATGGAGACTTATTTTATTGATAAATATTTACCAAATAATGATTTAGCTTACTTTGTTGAAGGTACTGAACATTTTGATGATTATCTTATGGCGGTAAATTGGGCGCAAGAGTTTGCTCGTTTAAATCGTGAAATTATGATGCATAACACTATTATGGCTATTAGAAATACATTAAATATTGAGTTCACTAGTTATATACAGTCCGTAAATTGTCATCATAACTATGTGCAAAAAGAGCACCATTTTGGGCAAAATGTGTTTGTGACGCGTAAAGGAGCGGTATCGGCCCGTAAAGGGGAATTAGGGATTATTCCTGGATCGATGGGTGCGAAAAGCTATATTGTTCGTGGATTAGGGAATGAAGAAAGTTTTTGCTCTTGTTCTCATGGTGCAGGACGAGTGATGAGCCGATCTGCAGCCAAAAGAATGTTCACTATTGAGGATCAAATGAAAGCCACTGCACACGTTGAATGTCGAAAAGATGCTGATGTGATTGATGAAATCCCAATGGCCTATAAAGATATTGATGCGGTGATGACCGCTCAAAGTGAATTGGTTGAAATTATGCATCAACTACGACAAGTGGTGTGTGTGAAAGGGTAA
- the rtcR gene encoding RNA repair transcriptional activator RtcR, with protein sequence MKKNVVFGFLGNVLDQRGKGKRRWKNWRPTIDLCHQSDMPVTRLELLYSPNDYELLCTIVKDIKILSPHTEVNPIEVNIDNPWDFEQVYTFLFDISKNYAFNSEQEAYYLHITTGTHVMQICWFLLAESRYFPAKLLQMSPPKKEPLTENNKINEIEESDPIALTPCGIMSIIDLNLNRYDKILTRFQQYAQQATELLKSGIATRSTQFNQLIAEIEQVASRSHAPILLCGPTGAGKSFLAKQIYLLKQTNHQIKGQFVEINCATLRGDSAISTLFGHVKGAFTGANLARTGLLKNADGGLLFLDEIGELGLDEQAMLLKAIEEKQFYPFGSDKPIHSDFQLIAGTNKDLKLAIANGEFREDLFARINLWNYQLPGLVDRKEDIEPNIDFELARYAKEYGIMPRFNQQSRQAYLKFATSPQALWQGNFRELNSSIIRMATLAPQANITIEQVEQEIKRLSQNWTSAPNSYDDLIPNEIDEFDRYQLEKVIEICQKSSSLSEAGRQLFAISRTKKQRSNDADRLKKYLAKFGLSWERIHSKNG encoded by the coding sequence ATGAAAAAGAATGTCGTGTTTGGATTTTTAGGGAATGTATTGGATCAACGTGGTAAAGGAAAACGACGCTGGAAGAATTGGCGACCGACTATTGATTTATGTCATCAATCCGATATGCCAGTTACTCGATTAGAACTGCTCTATTCTCCGAACGATTATGAGCTACTTTGTACCATCGTTAAAGATATTAAGATTTTATCACCTCATACTGAAGTAAACCCCATTGAGGTAAACATTGATAATCCATGGGATTTTGAGCAAGTTTATACCTTCCTTTTTGATATTTCGAAAAACTACGCATTTAATTCAGAACAAGAAGCGTATTATTTACATATCACAACAGGTACCCATGTTATGCAGATTTGTTGGTTTTTACTGGCAGAATCACGCTATTTTCCTGCTAAATTATTACAAATGTCCCCTCCGAAAAAAGAGCCTCTGACCGAAAATAATAAAATTAATGAAATTGAGGAAAGCGATCCGATTGCGCTTACCCCTTGCGGGATAATGAGTATTATTGATTTAAATTTAAATCGTTACGATAAAATCCTAACCCGTTTTCAGCAATATGCTCAGCAAGCGACCGAGCTATTAAAATCTGGCATCGCAACTCGTAGCACACAATTTAATCAGCTTATTGCCGAAATCGAACAAGTGGCGAGCCGTTCCCATGCACCTATTTTATTATGTGGACCAACGGGCGCGGGTAAATCATTTTTGGCAAAACAGATTTATTTACTCAAACAAACCAATCATCAAATCAAAGGACAATTTGTTGAAATCAATTGCGCCACGCTACGCGGTGATAGCGCAATATCAACCTTGTTTGGTCATGTTAAAGGCGCCTTTACGGGAGCCAATCTTGCGCGCACAGGATTACTTAAAAATGCCGATGGTGGCTTACTGTTTTTAGATGAAATTGGCGAACTGGGACTTGATGAGCAAGCGATGTTATTAAAAGCCATTGAAGAAAAACAATTTTACCCGTTTGGTAGTGACAAACCGATACACAGTGATTTTCAATTAATCGCCGGTACCAATAAAGATCTTAAATTAGCCATTGCCAATGGTGAGTTTCGTGAAGATCTGTTTGCTCGAATCAATTTGTGGAATTATCAACTACCGGGCTTAGTGGATAGAAAAGAGGATATTGAACCCAATATTGATTTTGAATTGGCGCGCTATGCCAAAGAATATGGCATTATGCCACGCTTTAATCAACAGTCACGCCAAGCTTATCTTAAATTCGCTACCTCACCACAAGCCTTATGGCAAGGTAACTTTCGTGAATTAAACAGTTCAATTATTCGCATGGCAACCTTAGCGCCGCAAGCGAACATTACCATTGAACAGGTTGAACAAGAAATTAAACGCCTAAGTCAAAATTGGACTTCTGCACCAAATAGTTATGATGACTTAATACCTAATGAAATTGATGAATTTGACCGTTATCAACTGGAAAAAGTGATCGAAATCTGCCAAAAAAGTAGTAGTTTATCAGAAGCTGGCCGACAATTATTTGCCATATCCCGAACTAAAAAGCAACGCAGTAACGATGCTGATCGCTTAAAAAAATACTT